The segment TCCTGCATCAGAACAACGTCGCCATGGTCGCGGCCTATCTCACGCATCACGGCGAGGCGGCGACGGAAACCTGGCTCGCCGGCCTGAAAGCCAATCTTGCCCACAAGCCATCCGGCAAGGACAACGACGTGATCCGCGAGATCGTACAGGGCACGTGCGAGATCGGCATCGGCAACACCGTGGCGCTGGCGCAATTACGCGACGGACGGGAGGGCGCCGATTGGCGCGCCTGGGCGATGGAAGTCAAGGCGGTTCCGACCTCATTCAGGAGCGGCGGTACGCATGTGAACCTCACCGGCGCAGCCATCGCAAAGCACGCGCCGCATCCGGCCGCCGCACGCGGATTCCTCGAGTTCCTCGTCACGCCGGCTGCGCAACGGAGCTTTGCGGCTGCCGAGCTCGAATATCCCGTTCTCGCTACGGCGGAGCGTGCTCCCATCCTCACCGATATCGGCGCGTTCACGTCCGACACGATGCCGATCGATCAGATTGCCGCGCACCAGCAGGCCGCGGTCGCGCTCATTAAGAAGGTTGGCCTCAATGAGTAGACTGGGGCACAAGATCAAAGCAGGCCTGCTTCAGGTTCATTCCATTCTGGGCCTCGTGCTTGCGCTGCTGCTCTGTCTGATCGCGCTGACCGGCGCGATCATGAGTTTCGAGGATGAGATCGTCGATCATCTCAATGCCGGGATCATGCAGGTCGCGCCGCGAACGACGCCGGCGCTGATGCCGGACGAACTGGTCACGCGCCTCAAGGCTGGCGTCGATGTCGGCAAGGTCGCGGCCATGACGCTGTCGAGCGATCCCTCCGCGGCGGTGCATGTCCGCTTCGCGCGCGACGAGCAGGGCGCGCGGCCGTCCTCGCTCTACGTCGATCCCTATGATGCCCATGTGCTCGGCGTGCCACGCGGCGAGGAATTTTTCGCAACCGTCCGCCGATTGCATCGCTGGCTGCTCATTCCCGGCGATGCCAAGGGGTGGGGCCGCCAGATCACCGGCATCGCCGCGCTCGGCCTGATCGTCATGCTGGTCTCGGGCCTGGTGCTGCGCTGGCCGCGCCGCGCTGGCCACGTGAAGATGTGGCTGAAGCCCAATCTCGGGCTCAGCGGCCGCGGGCTGCACCGGTCGCTGCATGCCGTCATCGGCACCTGGGTCCTGCCGATCTATCTGGTGATGACGTTGACGGGACTCTGGTACTCGTTCGACTGGTACAAGGACGGTGTCGTTTGGCTGCTGTCGCGCCCGCAAGTTTCCGCGGCGAAGATGCAGCCGAAACAGCCGCGAGCGGCCGGCCGGCCTGAGCCGGTTCAGGCTGTCGGGTTCGATCGCGCCTGGTCGACCTTGTTGCGCGAAGAGGGCGGCCATTTTTCCCGCGCCTTGCTGACGCTGCCCGGCGGTCCGGGCACGGTGCTGCGCATTCGATCATGGGGCAAGGAGACGACGCTCGACACCACGCGCGACGAATTCCGCATCGATGCGGTCACCGGTCAGATCGTGTCGGCTGATCGCTACGCCGAGAAGACGCTGGGCGAGAAGATCATTGCGAATCTGCTCGACATTCATCGCGGCGCCGTGCTGGGCTGGCCCGGTAAGCTCGCCTTCATGATGGCCGCGGCGCTGATGCCGCTGTTCGCAATCACCGGCGTGCTCCTGTATCTGTCGCGCCGCAAGCTACGGCGTCCCGCGCAACCGGCGCTTGGGCGGCTCGTTCCCGGTGAATGAGACGAGGACTAGCCAAGCCCGCCGCAATCGTTCAAAAGCCCATGGCCTGTCCTTCGTCTAGGTTCACGCCATGAAGCTTCCGAGCGTCGTCACCCCCGCCGATATCCGCCGTGCACTGCTGCTGCGCGAAGAGATCGCGCTGCTTGATCTCAGATACGAGGCGGCCTTCGCCAGCGGCCATCCGCTGTTCGCAGCCAACATGGCCGCAGACCGGATCGCGGTCGAAGCTGAGGTGCGGCTGCCGCGCAAGGACGTGGCGGTCGTGCTCTATGATGATGGTGAGGGACTGGTCGAAGTTGGTGCCGAGCGCCTTGCGGCGCTCGGCTACAGCAATGTATGCGCGCTCGACGGCGGGCTGAAAGCATGGCGCGCTGCGGGCTATGAAGTGTTCGAGGACGTCAATTCCTACTCAAAGGCGTTCGGCGAGCTGGTCGAGGCGCGTCGTCATACGCCCTCATTCAGCGCTGACGAGGTCGCAAAACTGATCGCGGACAAGGCCAACATCGCCATCCTCGATGTCCGCCGCTTCGATGAATATGCGACCATGAACATCCCGGGCTCGGTCAGCGTGCCCGGTGCGGAGCTGGTGCTGCGGGCAGGGAAGGCTGCGCCCGATCCCGACACCACCATCATCGTCAATTGCGCCGGCCGCACCCGTTCGATCATCGGCACCCAGTCGCTGATCAATGCCGGCGTGCCCAACAAGGTGCGTGCACTCCGCAACGGTACGATCGGCTGGACATTGGCGCGGCACACGCTCGCTCACGGCGCCGATCGGCGCGGCGCGATCGGCTCGTTCGAGGGCGGCCCGGCCAATGCGCGCGATGTCGCCTATCGCGCCGGCGTCCGCCACATCGGCGCGAGCGAGATCTCGGCGCTGGTCGCAGAGACCGATCGCACGCTCTACCGTTTTGACGTGCGCGATGCGGAGGCGTATTCCGCCGGCCACCTCCCGGGCTTCCGCCACTATCCCGGCGGCCAGCTCGTCCAGGAGACCGACATGGCCGCGCCGGTGCGCGGCGCGCGTATTGTCCTGACCGACGACAAGGGCGTGCGCGCCGACATGACGGCATCCTGGCTCGCGCAGATGGGCTGGGAGGTCTACGTGCTGGAAGGCGGCTATGACGGCCCCCTCGAGGTTAGCCCACCGCTGGTCCTGCCAAAGCCCGACCCTGCCCACCGCTATCGCCGCCCCTACGAAGGCACCGACGTCACCGAGCGCGCGATGCAGGCCTATCTCGACTGGGAATACGGCCTCGTCGACCAGCTCCGCCGCGACGGCACGCACGGGTTTTATGTGATCTGACTACCGCCAGGCCACGATATCCCCATATCCAAACCCTATTGTGCTGCGCCTCGTCCGCGGTCTATGAGCTGCGGCAAAGCCGCCATCCATGGAGATGCTATGCCAGCCTCAGGCCAAAGCTCTGAGCGGAGCGCGAAGGCGCTGCTGCTCGAGGGCGTCAATGACAGCGCCGTCGACCTGTTTCGGAGCGCGGGCTTCACCAATATCGAACGGCTGCCCAAGGCGCTGGACGGCGAGGCGCTGCGCCAGGCGCTGAAGGGCGTGTCGCTGCTCGGCATCCGCTCGCGGACCCAGATCACGGATGAGGCGCTCGAAGCTGCCGACGGGTTGCTTGCGGTTGGCTGCTTCAGCGTCGGCACCAACCAGGTCGATCTGCTGGCGGCGCGCAAGCGCGGCATCCCCGTGTTCAACGCGCCGTTCTCCAATACCCGCAGCGTCGCCGAGCTCGTGATCGGCGAGATCGTGATGCTGCTGCGGCAGATCTTTCCGCGCTCGGTGTCGGCCCATGACGGCGGCTGGGACAAGTCCGCGACCGGCAGCCGCGAGGTCCGCGGCCGCACGCTCGGCATCATCGGCTATGGCAATATCGGCTCGCAGCTCTCGACGTTGGCAGAGGCGATGGGCATGCGGGTGATCTACTACGATCGCACCGACAAGCTCCGCCACGGCAACACCGAGCCGGTCGAGAAATTGGAAGAGCTTTTGGCGCAGAGCGACGTGGTCAGCCTGCACGTGCCGGAAACGCCGGAGACCGCCGGCATGATCGGCGAGAACGAGCTGAAGGCGATGAAGCCGGGCTCGTTCCTGATCAACAACAGCCGCGGCACCGTGGTCGATCTCGACGCGCTCGCGCGCGCCTTGCGCGACGGCCACATCGCGGGTGCCGCTATCGACGTGTTCCCGATCGAGCCGTCCTCGAACGCGGAACGATTCAAGAGCCCGGTGCAGGGTCTCAACAACGTCATCCTCACGCCGCATGTCGGCGGGTCCACCGAGGAGGCGCAGGAGCGTATCGGCGGCGAGGTCGCGCGCAAGCTGGTCGATTATTTCATCACCGGCTCGACCATGGGCGCGGTGAATTTCCCGGAGGTGCAGCTGCATTTGCGTCCCTCCGGCGTACGCTTCAGCCACGTCCATCGCAACGTGCCGGGCATGCTGCGCCGGCTGAACGAGGTCTTCCTCCAGCGCGACATCAATATCGCCGCGCAATATCTGGAGACCGCCGGCGACCTCGGCTATGTCGTGCTCGACGCCGATCTCGGCGGCGAGGATTCAGGTACGTTGCTCCAGCAGATCCGCGGCCTCGAGGGCACGGTCGGCGCACGGCTGGTATTCGAGCACTAGATTGCCCCACGTTCCGGTTGCAATCCGCAGCCATGGCTCTCTACACTGCTGTCATCTTCGGCGTGCTAAAAAGCACGTCGAATTTGAGCTTCAGTTGCGTGAGTGTCCGCCATGGAACGGGACGCCGTACTGATTGATCTCGCACTTCAAGGCGGCGGTTCGCACGGCGCCTTTTCCTGGGGCGTGCTCGACCGCCTGCTGGAGGAAAAGTGGCTCACGGTCGCTGCGATCTCCGGAACCTCCGCAGGCGCGATGAATGCGGCCGTGCTGGCGGACGGCTGGACCGCCGGTGGCGCCGACGGCGCGCGCGCCGCGCTCGAACAATATTGGCGCCGCGTTTCGCAAGCCGCTGCCTTCAGCCCGCTACAGCGCTCGCCGCTCGACCGGCTGATGGGGCGCTGGACCCTCGATACATCGCCCTTCTACATCCTCACAGATCTGATGTCGCGGGTGCTGTCGCCCTACGATCTCAACCCGACCGGCTACAATCCGCTGCGCGCGGTGCTGGCCGAGAGCATCGATTTCGAGCGCCTCGCGCGTTCGCCGATCCAGCTCTTCATCACCGCGACGCGGGTGCGGACCGGCCGTGGCCGCATCTTCCGCAACGCTGAGATCACGGCGGACGTGCTATTGGCATCGGCCTGCCTGCCGACCATGTTCCGCGCGATCGAGATCGATGGCGAACCCTATTGGGACGGCGGCTTTGCCGGCAACCCGACCATCACGCCGCTGGTCCGCGAGAGCGACGCGCATGACACCATCCTCATCCAGATCAACCCGACCGAGCGGCCGGAGGAGCCACGGACGGCTGCCGAGATCCTCAACCGCCTCAACGAAATCTCCTTCAACTCGCCGTTGATGAAGGAGCTGCGCATGATCGCGCTGCTGCGCCAGGCCGCCGACCCCGGCAGCGGCGAGGGCGCGCGCTGGGCGAAAATGCGGACGCACCGGATCAAGAGCGACATGCTGGCGAAGTTCGGCGCCTCGTCGAAGCTCAACGCGGAATGGGAGTTCGTCTCGATGCTGCGCGCCGAGGGACGCATCGCGGCGGATGCGTTTCTGCGCGAGCACGGCGCAGACATCGGCCGGCAATCGACCGCCGATCTCGACGTCCTCCTGTCGGAGTGCTGAGACATGGGTCTTCTCGGCCTCCTCGTCGGGCTGGGCCTGCTCGTCCTGTTCGCGTTTCGCGGCTGGAGCGTGCTGCTGCTCGCGCCGTTTGCGGCGCTCATTGCCGCATTGTTCGGCGGCGAGCCGCTGCTTGCGAACCTCACCCAGATCTTCATGGTGAATGCGGCGGGATTCCTGGCGCAGTTCTTCCCGATCTTCCTGCTCGGCGCCGTCTTCGGCAAGCTGATGGACGACAGCGGCGCGGTCACCTCGGTCGCCGCCTTCATGGCGGAACGCCTTGGTGAGCACCGCGTGATCCTGGCGGTGGTGTTGGCCGGTGCGGCGGTTACCTATGGCGGCGTCAGCCTGTTCGTTGCGTTCTTCGTCATCGTGCCGATGGCCCGCTCGCTGTTTCGTGCCGCTGCGATTCCGCGCCGGCTGATTCCTGCCGCGATCGTGCTGGGCACGTCGACCTTCACCATGTCGGCGCTGCCGGGCACGCCGTCGATCCAGAATGCGATCCCGATGCCGTTCTTCGGCACGACGCCGTTTGCCGCGCCCGGCCTCGGCATCATCGCCTCCCTCGTCATGCTCGGCACCGGATTGTGGTGGCTGCAACGCGCCGAAGCTGCGGCGCGCCGTGCCGGGGAAGGCTATGGCGATGATGTCGAGGGTGCGACCGAGCGCGCTGCCGCCGATGAGCTCGTGCGCGAACGTGCGACGACGGCGCGGGAGTTCGACCCGGCAGAGCTGCAACACGGGCATCGCAGCAGCGCCCCGTCGCCGGTTGTAAGTGCCATCGTGCCGCTGATCGTCGTCGTCGTCGTCAATCTCGCGATGTCGTTCGTCGTGCTGCCGCGGCTCGATGTCTCCTATCTCGCCGAGCAGCGCTTCGGCGAGACCTCGCTTGCCGCTGTGGCCGGCGTGTGGTCGGTCGCGGTCGCGCTGACCGCGGCCATCGTCACCACCATCGTGCTGAACTGGTCCCAGTTGCCGGCGTTGCGGCAGACCATGGATGCCGGCGCCAATGCGTCGGTGCTGCCGGCGTTCAGTGTCGCGAGCCTGGTCGGTTTTGGTGCGGTCGTGGCCGCGCTGCCGGCATTCACGACCGTGCGCGACTGGGTGCTCGCGATCGAAGGCGGCCCGCTGGTGTCGCTCGCGGTTGCAACCAACATCCTGGCCGCGCTGACCGGTTCGGCGTCAGGCGGCCTGACCATCGCGCTCGATGCGCTCGGGCAGACATATATGGAACTCGCCGCGCGCACGGGCATCGATGCCGCGCTGATGCATCGCGTCGCGGTGATCGGTTCGGGAACGCTCGACATCCTGCCACACAATGGCGCGGTGGTGAGCCTGCTCGCGATCTGCGGCCTGACGCATCGCGACAGCTATCTCGACATCGTCATGGTCGGCATCGTGACGTCGCTGCTGGCGCTGATGGCCGTGATCGCCCTGGGCAGCGCGGTCGGATCGTTCTGATCGCGTGAGCGTGCAGTCGGAACCACGGCCTATGCCGACAAGCGGCCATCCACGCGTTTTCCTGCGAGCCCGGGCATGACGACCTTTCCCCGCGCGCGGGACAGGAAGCTAATGCGCGCCCCCGCCGCCGACCGCCTTCACGCGCCGCGTCAGCAGCACTGCGATCGCGGCGAGCACCAGCACCACGCCGATCACTGCAAAGGTGTCGGAAAAGCCCATCACCAGTGCCTGGCGCTTCACTGTCTTGCCGAGTGCGATGATTGCCTGCTCGCGTGCGGCGTTGGGGTCGGGCACGCCGTGGGCGATGAAGTAATCCGTCATCTGCGCGATCCGGGCGCGGACCTCCTCGCGGCCGAGCGTGACGGAATGGCCGATGATGTTGGAGTGGAACTGCTCGCGCTTGGTGACGATGGTGGCGAGCACCGCTGTGCCGATGGCGCCGCCGAGGTTACGCATCATGTTGGAGATGCCCGACGCCGCAGGCGCGTCCTGCGGCGCGACGCTGCCGAGGCTGAGCGCTGACAGCGGCGCCAGCGTCAAGGCCTGGCCCACCGCGCGAACGACGTTGGGGATGAAGAACTGATCGCCGGAATAATCGAGCGACATCTGAATATTCAGGAACGAGCTCGCGGCGAACAGCAAGAGGCCGATGGTGGCGATATAGCGCGCGTCGAACCGCTGCATCAGCTTCGGCACCAGCGGAATCAGCAGGAGCTGCGGCAGGCCGGTCCAGGCCAGCACGTTGCCGATCTGCTCGGCATTGTAGCCCTGCACCTGGCCGAGATAGGCCGGCAGCAGATAGACCGAGCCGAACAGCGCAAAGCCGAGGAACACCGCGGCGATCGTGCCGACGCCGAAATTCCATTGCGTCAGCAGGCGCAAGCGGAGCAACGGCTTCTCGACCACCAGCTCGATATAGATGAACAACGACAGGCTGACGGCAGCGATGATGGCGAGCCGCACGATGAAGGGCGAGCCGAACCAGTCGTCCTTGTTGCCTTCCTCGAGCACGGCCTGAAGCGAGGCGAGCCCAACCGCCATGGTCGCGATGCCAAACCAGTCGCCTTCGCGCAGCAGGGCGAGGTTGATCGTCTGGCGCTCCAGGGTGAAGAAGAGGATGGTTACCATGATGGCGGTGGGCAGCACGTTGACATAGAAGATGGTCTGCCAGCCGTAATTCTCGGTGAGATAGCCGCCGATGGTCGGGCCGATCGCGGGTGCGAAGGTCACGGCGAGCGAGAACATGGCAAGGCCGATCGGCTGCTGGGCCTTCGGCAGCTTGGTGAAGACCAGCGTGAAGGCCATCGGGATCAGCACGCCGCCGAAGAAGCCCTGAAAACCGCGCATCGCGATCATCGAGGGCAGATCGTGAGTGAAGGCACAGGCGACAGAGAAGGCCGCAAACAGCGCGGCAAAGCTCAGCATGATGTTGCGGAACGAGAATACCCGCGACAGATAGTCGGTCAACGGGATCACGATGATCTCGCCGATCAGATACGACGTCGAGATCCAGGATCCGTTGTCGACACCGGTGCCGATGCCGCCCTCGATGTTGAGCAGCGAGGCGTTGGTGATCTGGATGTTCAGGATCGCCATGAAGGCGCCGATCATCGCCGCGAAGACGGCGACCCAGACCGTGGCGCTCGCGCGATTGGGATCGGCGGCGACGCGCTCAGGCGTCGCGGCCGGCATTGTGGGCGCTGGCGTCGAGATTGTGAGGCTGTTTGACATGGCACGACCCTCCGGAAACAAGTTTCGCTTTGGGCGTCGTTGCCGCTTGCGCGGTCGGCGCTGAACGGGTTGCGATCGTCGGGATGACGGACATGCCGGGCCGCAGCTCGATCGCAGGCTGCGTTTCGGCATCCAGCGCGATCTTCACGGGGATGCGCTGCACGATCTTGGTGAAATTGCCAGTGGCGTTGTCCGGCGGCAGCAGGGCGAACTCCTGACCGCTGGCCGGCGCGACGGAATCGACGTGACCGTGCACCACCTGGCCCGGGAAGGTGTCGACCTCGATCTCGACCTCTTGTCCCGCACGGACATGGGTCAGCTGGGTCTCCTTGAAATTGGCGACCACATAGGCGCCCTCGGCCGGCACGATCGACATCAGCTGCGTTCCGGCCTGCACGAACTGGCCGACGCGAAGCGTGCGGTTGCCGATGACGCCGTCGATCGGAGAGACGATCATGGTGTAGCCGAGATTGAGCTCGGCCTGGTGCTGAAGCGCGGTAGCACGGGCGGCAGCCGCATTGGCCTGCGCGATCTCCGCCTTCAGGAGCTCGACCTGCTTGAGGGCCGAAGCGAGATTGGCGGTGTCGCGCTGGATCGCGGCGTCGGCGCCGGCATCGCGCGCCTGCGCCTGCTGCGCGTTCTGCACGCTGCCATAGCCGGTTGCAGCGAGGTCGGTGTAGCGCTTGTTTTCCTGCTGCGCGAACGTCTTCGCCGCAGTGTCGACGTCGATGGTCGCTTTCGCCGCGGCGATCGTCGCGTCTTGAACTTCGAGCTGCGCCTGCTTGCTGGTCACCGTTGCGTTGGCTGCGGCGACATCCGCCTTGGCCTGGTCGAGCGCGACGCGGAAGTCGCGGTCGTCGATCCGGGCCAGAACCTGGCCGACCTTCACATGCTCGTTATCGCCGACCAGGACGCGATCGAGATAGCCGCTGACCTTCGGCGCGATGGTGGTGTTGTCGGCCTTCACATAGGCGTCATCAGTGGAAACCAGGAACCGGCCGACGGTCCAGTAATCGTAGCCGTACCAGGTTGCGCCGGCCAGTGCCGCGGCCGCCACTCCCGCCAGCAACAGCTTGCGAAGGCTCAGCTTTCGGCGCGGAGCGGGGGGTGGCGCGGCGGCCAGGAGGCTTTCCGGCGCAGGCGTTGGAACCAGGGTGGATTCAGTCTTGGATGGATTGGTGTGCACGGTCATGGCCGGCTCCCTCGAATTAGGAAACTTGACGTTTTCCAAAATAGGACTAGCTTCGGGAGTGTCAATGGAATGACAGGCATCATTTAAAGACATGGCTCAGGCAAAACCCGAAAGTGAGTGCCGCCCGCGCGGCCGGCCGCCGGTGCGCAGCGACGAGGAGACGAAGCGGATCGTGTTCGAGGCCGCGCGCCACGCCTTTGCCGTCGACGGCTATGCGGCGACGAGCACCGAGGCGCTGGCGCGCGCCGCCGGCATCTCCACCAAGACGCTGTATCGTCTGTTTCCAGGCAAGGCCGCATTGTTCGAGGCGATGTGCGCTGACAGGCTCGAACAATTGCTGTCCGCCGTCGATCTTCAGGCCGGCGACGAGGTCGATATCGAAACGGGCTTGCGTGCCGCGCTGCTTGCCTGTGCGGATATCGCACTCGATCCGGAGGTCGTGGCCTTGCAGCGCATGGTGCTGCAGGAATCTGCCGCGTTCCCCGATCTCGCCGCGAACTTCTACAAGAACGGCATTTCCCGCACCGCGACCGCGCTGGCGAAATGGCTTCGTGTCCGGGTGAAAAAGCAACTGATCGTGCTCGACGACGTCGACGAAGCCGCCGGCATGCTGATGGGCATGCTCGCCTCCGCACCGCAGCGTGCGGCCATCTATGGCGGTATATCCCTGCCGTCGCGCAAGGATATCGAGCGGCGTGTGCGCAATTGCGCAACTCTGTTCCTGAATGGTTGTCGCGTCACATCAGCGTGACGTCGAGGCGGCCGCCTTTACAATCACCCGCCGCCTCGATATGTATTTCGCATGCGAAATAAAGACGTCGCAGCGAAGCGCCATCGGCTGATCTATCTGTTGAGCGTCGCGCAGCGGCGGTTGCAGCGCTGGATAGCGGCCCAGCGCGGGAATGGGGTCACGCCGACGCAAGCAGGACTGTTGTTCATTCTCGGCAGGCAGGACGGCATCCTGATGGGCGAGGCGGGCGCCGCGCTCGATCTCGGGCCGGCTGGAATTTCCGGCCTGGTCGATCGCTCGGCGGCGGCAAGGCTGGTCGAGCGGCGTGCCGACCGCGAGGACGGGCGCGCATGGCGGATCTGGCTGACCCCGAAAGGCCGCGCGGTGTTGTCGGATACGAAAGCTTCGACCGCGCAAATCAACGCGGCGTTGACGCAGGGATTTACCAGCGCGGAGATCGACATCGTCGCGCGCTGGCTGACCAGTATTCAGGACAAGTTTCCGAGAGACCCTACGAGAGATCCAGAGGACTGACAGGAGAGAGCAATGACCGAGCATGTGCGCATCGAGAACAATGGCGGAATTCTTACCCTCACGCTGGCGCGTCCCGACAAGAAAAATGCGCTGACGGATGCGATGTACGGCAAGCTTGCAGACACCGTCGAGTCCGCCGAGTCCGATCCGTCGGTCCGCGTCATCCTGTTCCGCGGCGAGGGTGACATGTTCACCGCCGGCAACGATGTCGGCGAATTCGCAGCCGTCGCGTCGGGCAAGTCGGAGGGCAGCCGCAACGTCGTGCGCTTCATCCAGTCGCTCGGGCGCAGCAGCCGGCCGCTGGTCGCGGCTGTGCAGGGCCGCGCCGTCGGCATCGGCACAACCATGCTGTTGCATTGCGACCTCGTCGTGCTCGCCGACAATGCGCAATTGTCGACGCCCTTCGTCAGCCTGGCGCTGGTACCGGAAGCCGCCTCCAGCCTCTTGATGCCCGCGCGCATCGGCCATGCGCGTGCCTACGAGATGTTTGCGCTCGGCGAGACCGTGCCGGCCAAGGCCGCGCTGGAATGGGGCCTCGCCAACCGCGTGGTGCCGCTCGACAAGCTCGACGCCGAGGCGCTTGCGCTCGCGCAGCGTCTTGCTCGTCAGCCGGCCGGCGCACTCACCGCGACCAAGAAGCTGATGCGCAATGGCGAGGCGCTGGTCGCGCAGATGAACGCGGAAGGCGAGCACTTCGCCCAGCGCCTGCGCACCGCCGAGGCGCGCGAGGCCTTCACGGCGTTTGCCGAGCGCCGTCCGCCTGATTTCACGAAGGTTGCGTGACATGCGCAGGCTGCATAAGGGCTTGGCAAATCGAGAGGTCCTGGCGGTCCGGAAGTCGCGGCAATTCGATTAAAAGCTTAACGAAACATTGGCATGTCGCGGTGCAAGGTGGCGCTACGTGAAAGTAGGCCTCGTGACCCCATGACCATGTTTAAGAAATCGGTAAGCTCGCTTCTCCTGACGTTGATGGCTCTGCTGGCGGCCGGTGCGCTCGCCAGCACGGCGATCCAGATGGTCGGGGCCTTCGGCCGCTATACCGACAGCATCGAGACCGCGCGGCTTGCCGCTGCCGACAAGGCGATCTTCCACGGCGTGCTGTCCCTGCGCAACAACCGCGGCGACGCCCAGAGCGCGCTGCTTGGTGACGACGACGCGCGGCCAAAGCTCCAGGCGGCGGAGAAGGCCGAGCAGGGGGGCTATGA is part of the Bradyrhizobium commune genome and harbors:
- a CDS encoding extracellular solute-binding protein, with the translated sequence MRARRKAIAVLVALASACLAVSGEVCAEEITLYSTREAALVEPVVASFTEASGIKVNVVFVEDSLVKRLVSEGETSPADVLLTIGLDKTTQLPSRALTQAFASPTIEQAIPANLRSAGAQWLALAARPRVVFAHKDNALAAIDYEDLADPRWRGKLCMRSILHQNNVAMVAAYLTHHGEAATETWLAGLKANLAHKPSGKDNDVIREIVQGTCEIGIGNTVALAQLRDGREGADWRAWAMEVKAVPTSFRSGGTHVNLTGAAIAKHAPHPAAARGFLEFLVTPAAQRSFAAAELEYPVLATAERAPILTDIGAFTSDTMPIDQIAAHQQAAVALIKKVGLNE
- a CDS encoding PepSY-associated TM helix domain-containing protein, encoding MSRLGHKIKAGLLQVHSILGLVLALLLCLIALTGAIMSFEDEIVDHLNAGIMQVAPRTTPALMPDELVTRLKAGVDVGKVAAMTLSSDPSAAVHVRFARDEQGARPSSLYVDPYDAHVLGVPRGEEFFATVRRLHRWLLIPGDAKGWGRQITGIAALGLIVMLVSGLVLRWPRRAGHVKMWLKPNLGLSGRGLHRSLHAVIGTWVLPIYLVMTLTGLWYSFDWYKDGVVWLLSRPQVSAAKMQPKQPRAAGRPEPVQAVGFDRAWSTLLREEGGHFSRALLTLPGGPGTVLRIRSWGKETTLDTTRDEFRIDAVTGQIVSADRYAEKTLGEKIIANLLDIHRGAVLGWPGKLAFMMAAALMPLFAITGVLLYLSRRKLRRPAQPALGRLVPGE
- a CDS encoding rhodanese-like domain-containing protein, which produces MKLPSVVTPADIRRALLLREEIALLDLRYEAAFASGHPLFAANMAADRIAVEAEVRLPRKDVAVVLYDDGEGLVEVGAERLAALGYSNVCALDGGLKAWRAAGYEVFEDVNSYSKAFGELVEARRHTPSFSADEVAKLIADKANIAILDVRRFDEYATMNIPGSVSVPGAELVLRAGKAAPDPDTTIIVNCAGRTRSIIGTQSLINAGVPNKVRALRNGTIGWTLARHTLAHGADRRGAIGSFEGGPANARDVAYRAGVRHIGASEISALVAETDRTLYRFDVRDAEAYSAGHLPGFRHYPGGQLVQETDMAAPVRGARIVLTDDKGVRADMTASWLAQMGWEVYVLEGGYDGPLEVSPPLVLPKPDPAHRYRRPYEGTDVTERAMQAYLDWEYGLVDQLRRDGTHGFYVI
- the serA gene encoding phosphoglycerate dehydrogenase, giving the protein MPASGQSSERSAKALLLEGVNDSAVDLFRSAGFTNIERLPKALDGEALRQALKGVSLLGIRSRTQITDEALEAADGLLAVGCFSVGTNQVDLLAARKRGIPVFNAPFSNTRSVAELVIGEIVMLLRQIFPRSVSAHDGGWDKSATGSREVRGRTLGIIGYGNIGSQLSTLAEAMGMRVIYYDRTDKLRHGNTEPVEKLEELLAQSDVVSLHVPETPETAGMIGENELKAMKPGSFLINNSRGTVVDLDALARALRDGHIAGAAIDVFPIEPSSNAERFKSPVQGLNNVILTPHVGGSTEEAQERIGGEVARKLVDYFITGSTMGAVNFPEVQLHLRPSGVRFSHVHRNVPGMLRRLNEVFLQRDINIAAQYLETAGDLGYVVLDADLGGEDSGTLLQQIRGLEGTVGARLVFEH
- a CDS encoding patatin-like phospholipase family protein; translated protein: MERDAVLIDLALQGGGSHGAFSWGVLDRLLEEKWLTVAAISGTSAGAMNAAVLADGWTAGGADGARAALEQYWRRVSQAAAFSPLQRSPLDRLMGRWTLDTSPFYILTDLMSRVLSPYDLNPTGYNPLRAVLAESIDFERLARSPIQLFITATRVRTGRGRIFRNAEITADVLLASACLPTMFRAIEIDGEPYWDGGFAGNPTITPLVRESDAHDTILIQINPTERPEEPRTAAEILNRLNEISFNSPLMKELRMIALLRQAADPGSGEGARWAKMRTHRIKSDMLAKFGASSKLNAEWEFVSMLRAEGRIAADAFLREHGADIGRQSTADLDVLLSEC
- a CDS encoding GntP family permease, with amino-acid sequence MGLLGLLVGLGLLVLFAFRGWSVLLLAPFAALIAALFGGEPLLANLTQIFMVNAAGFLAQFFPIFLLGAVFGKLMDDSGAVTSVAAFMAERLGEHRVILAVVLAGAAVTYGGVSLFVAFFVIVPMARSLFRAAAIPRRLIPAAIVLGTSTFTMSALPGTPSIQNAIPMPFFGTTPFAAPGLGIIASLVMLGTGLWWLQRAEAAARRAGEGYGDDVEGATERAAADELVRERATTAREFDPAELQHGHRSSAPSPVVSAIVPLIVVVVVNLAMSFVVLPRLDVSYLAEQRFGETSLAAVAGVWSVAVALTAAIVTTIVLNWSQLPALRQTMDAGANASVLPAFSVASLVGFGAVVAALPAFTTVRDWVLAIEGGPLVSLAVATNILAALTGSASGGLTIALDALGQTYMELAARTGIDAALMHRVAVIGSGTLDILPHNGAVVSLLAICGLTHRDSYLDIVMVGIVTSLLALMAVIALGSAVGSF
- a CDS encoding MDR family MFS transporter, giving the protein MSNSLTISTPAPTMPAATPERVAADPNRASATVWVAVFAAMIGAFMAILNIQITNASLLNIEGGIGTGVDNGSWISTSYLIGEIIVIPLTDYLSRVFSFRNIMLSFAALFAAFSVACAFTHDLPSMIAMRGFQGFFGGVLIPMAFTLVFTKLPKAQQPIGLAMFSLAVTFAPAIGPTIGGYLTENYGWQTIFYVNVLPTAIMVTILFFTLERQTINLALLREGDWFGIATMAVGLASLQAVLEEGNKDDWFGSPFIVRLAIIAAVSLSLFIYIELVVEKPLLRLRLLTQWNFGVGTIAAVFLGFALFGSVYLLPAYLGQVQGYNAEQIGNVLAWTGLPQLLLIPLVPKLMQRFDARYIATIGLLLFAASSFLNIQMSLDYSGDQFFIPNVVRAVGQALTLAPLSALSLGSVAPQDAPAASGISNMMRNLGGAIGTAVLATIVTKREQFHSNIIGHSVTLGREEVRARIAQMTDYFIAHGVPDPNAAREQAIIALGKTVKRQALVMGFSDTFAVIGVVLVLAAIAVLLTRRVKAVGGGGAH